The genomic stretch TATCGTTTTCTCTTATTTCATATGTTTGcttctatttctttttaatttttgtttgtattaaaaataaaaaaaatccataaaaaaagttatatgaaaactttattttaatattgattaTAATAATGTAAATATAAAGAAATGTAATAGGAGTTGTTTagtcaaataaagaaaatattcaagaTTAAAGGAAAGGGTAGTGTTTGGAAGTCAAAAATATGTTTGTAATAAAACGAATAAAAGAGATATAAAGACTAAAAAAAAgctaagaaaaaaaaaaagagaaaagagaaaaatcaaACCTAAACATGTACGTTCCTATCTATTTTTTTGATGATAAGCAAATTGTTACCCATTTTTGCAATTTCTTGTGTCATTTGTAATAAGGTGAAAAGGTGAAGCTTCCATTGCAATTTTCCTTTGGACTTGAAATCTTGGTTTTGGGCATTGACTAATATGCATAAgaatttacttatgcaccatgcataagctaATCTAAATCTAATGACTAGAaatcaccatatatatatatatatatatataacagaaaaaataaacgttttaattttatttttctcctcAATTCCAACGACTCGACATCTATGTTTCCCAGCATCACCACCGTCGCCACCGTCTGCACCGTCACCGTCACCGATCTCCGTCGATCACCACCGTCTTCATCCTTCCTTCCCAACACATCACCACCGTTGTCATGCTTCGATCCCAACACGTCATCACCGCCACCAATAATTCATTCCGGCGATTCCTCACAGCTCACTTTCATCTACGAAATCATAGGTATTGGATTTTACATTtgttaaattgaattttagaatTCCCACttcaatttctgaatttctttcttgCAATATGTGATTACCTAATGCAAGAATTCATTGAGTAATGTGTAATATGGTTGAGTAATATTAGGATTCCATGAGTAATGTGCAATATATTTTGATAGAATAACCCTGACTACTGTATAATATTGAATATGCATATATATCTTTCCTATTATTAAATTTGTAATTTGTATTTCGTAGGTTGTGTTGCTAATGGATGAGATTTCGTCTTCCACAAATGTCACTCAAGATGTTGGTTCTTACTCTGATGAAAATAAAGAATCCTAGAAACATTTTTTCTTCCACGACCTTTCATCAATCAAGGATTTCTACGCTAAATACGCTCATGAAAAGGGATTTTCTTTGAGAAGAAATCTGCACTCCTTCTATGATTCTCGTAACAAAAAACTGACATTGTGCAATATGTTCGTTATGTTTGTAACAAGCATGGTTTCAAGCATGGGAGTCGGCGGATCCTAAGAACAAGACAAACTCGGATACTCCTGTTCTCATTGAATTTCAGAAAGAGAAAGAACTTCCCGAGGAAAGGACTGGTTGCCCAGCTAGTATTTTGTTGAAGTATGATTCCAATGTTAAAGGTTATCACATATACAAATGGAACGTTCCTCATAACCACCCTCTCCATAAACCTGAGCATTCGCATTACTTGAGATCGGCTCGAGAGATTAGTGAGCCTCAAAAACAACTTGTAATAATAAATTCGAAATCAGGCATGTCTGTAAGATCCTCCTTTCAAGTTATGCGTCAAATAGCTGGTGGTTCAAAGAACCTTGGGTATTGCTTCCAAAATTTAAAGAACTTTCTCACCACTATTCGACAAAAGAAAATGGTCATTGGTGATGCAACTATTATTCAAGAATATCTTAGAAATGAAGCTTTGAGGAACCCATCGTTCTATTATGATATCCAAGTTGATTCTGAAGAGAACATAGCTAGCATTTTCTGGCCAGATGCAATCATGCAGCAAGACTATGAATTATTTGGTGATCTCATCAGTTTCGACACAACTTATCGAACAAACACGGAGTATCGTCCATTAGGTTTATGTTCTATTCATTTCACTACTATTATATCATGCTTCCATTTTATTTTGCAATTATCAGTGCATTGATTTATTCTCTGTACCATATTTATTATTACATCATTATATATTACTACTAAGATATATTGATAACATCCATTGTTTTAGGTATGACACTGCTATTATATTGATAACATCCATTGTTTTAACTTTTTcgttatatgtttttgtcatacaTACCAGCTCCATTCCTTGGATTTGACAAACACCGTAAGAGTGTATTATTTGGTTGTGCCCTGCTCTACGATGAGACTTCAGCAAGTTTTGATTGGTTGTTTACCACTTTCCTGAAGTGCATGAAAAATAAGAAACTCATTACAATTTATACAGACCAAGCTTGTACTTTGATGAAGTCAATTCCAAACATTTTTTCCGATGTCTTCCATGGGTTGTGTTCATGGCACATGGGGGAGAATGCAAAGTCCAACCTAGGCTCTCGTtgcaatggtgcatttcttgacgaACTACATCACCTGGTTTCGAATGTTGATGATGAGGCAGAGTTTGACTTCAACTGGAATAAGATGCTTCAAAATTGTTTTGGAGGCAAAGCTACTTCTGAATTTACTTGGCTTGTCAAGATTCATCGTAATCGTACTCAATGGTCTTCTGCTTGGGTGAAATCACACTTCACTTCCGGTTTGAAGACAACACAGTTAAGTGAGTCGTTCAATGCCTTTCTTCGTCACTTTCTTCAACTAGACCATTCACTTGTGCAATTCTTTATCCATTCCAATGTTATGGTTGAGAAAATGCGAGATAATCATGCTGATTGTGATTTCAAGGCTGCCAATACTAGGCCAATAAACAATTATCCCAACAGCCAACTCATGAGGTatgttattgtcataccccaaaatttacccaatgTGATCCCCGTTTCAATTTATTAAGGGAGTTAAAAATTAGGAGTCATAGGTTttgatatacctattattaaactcgctctcctataaaattccTGTATAATCTGGTTTAAAACAAGTAGAGGTGTGAATGACAAATATTTGAGATCCAATATGCTTTGGGTCCAATTATTTCTCATCATTTACTCATTTATATTAATCCTTATTAATAAGGTCATTATCTTTTTATCAAAAGGGGGGGTGTATGCAAAAATGAAGAGTGTGTTGTAATCCCAATCAGATTTGAGCCCACTAAAAAGGGAGGAATATTTAATTGATTTGGTTAGAATATATATTAAGATTATTATCATTTGTTAAACTCTAACTAAGAATTATTAGTGTGGTGATATTGATctaatcaatttaattattattagtattttataaATACtagtatatttattaattaatatgatTAGTTGCaatgattaattttttaattgtcCAGAATTATTAAAAGGGTGTTTAATTAATGGAGTAGCCTAATTAAATTTGTTGGGCTTTGTCTTGTTACGTTTCGGGCCAAAAAGAATGGGGCCATGGGTCAACGGTTGGGTCACAggcgggtcaaaccgacccggtcCTGTTCACCATCCCCTCCACAGCGCAAACCATAGTCTCCATGCTCTCAGCGGCGCCGCCCCTTCCAATCACCGGAAACCCTAAGCCAACTCTATTACCCAGGCCCAAAGAAGCAGAATCAAAACGCAATCAAATCTAACATTAACAAAaacgaaatcaaatcaaatatattgTGGAATCGGATTACAATCTAAATCAATTACAATCAACAAATGAAATCGAATATGAATCAATTTCTAAACTTAAATCTAATTATTCCTAATTCTAATCACTAACCCTAGAGCTAtataaacaaaaatctaaaaGAGAAGAGGGGGAAAAAGATTCGGAGGGGAGAGTGCTTGCGCCGCCGCGAACGAATTGTTTGACACTTGGACCTTCATCTTCAATCACCTGCGAATACGAAAGGAGAAGGGGATTAGAAGAAGATTTGGAGCTTACAAATCAGGAACACAAGGTAAATCGAATTCGTAACTTAGCTTAGAATCTTGATTGCatgtgattgtgtttggttgATTTTCTGAAAATGCTAGTgttagggttctaagggcaaaggTTAGGGTTCATCAATTTGAGGGTTTTCTGGGTTTGGATGTTTGAAGGCGCTGGGTTTAGATGAAGAATCCGGTTGAATATCAACCGGAATTCTGGGTTTGCTGGTGGTTCACGGTGGTTTCGAGGGTGGGTGAGGGTGTTCGGAGATGGGTTTCTGGGTTGCATTCAAAATAGAGAAGAGAGTTTTAGAGAGAGAGGGTGAGAGATAACGAGGAAGAGGGAGAGTGGATCGGAAGAAATGAGAGCCTCCCCTCTCTTTTGCTTTGTTTTACCATCACCGTTAGATCAAGGCCACTTGGGCTCTCATGGCCATGTGGCGGCATCACTGGACATGATCCAGTGTGCCATCTGATCCTGTACACCACCTCCAATAACCCATGCAGACCGTTTAGATTAAAGTTGGGAATCATGGCCATTCAAATCCTGTACGAGCACCCAAAGGCCATGCTCCTGCACACACTGGATCCAACGGATCCTCAGTCATGTTGGGCTTAAGCCTTTGCTTTTAACACCTCCCAAAATTACTCACCTGAACAAAACACACCCcctatacaaaataaaaaaataacaaaaagttaaattaattgattttgtgaaattttaattgtttaattatttgttctCTCTTGATGACATAATCCAATTTTCTCttcgaaccgactaaatccattagtcgcagtagacgagaaataatttttgattcgcctaatttatttattaataatataattgaatctaatttatttgaaaataataatttgattaattcttgaataattctctcctcgacccgactaaagctattagtcgcattagacgagagataaaaatatatgtataattTAAAACACACtgaatttgctgcccgcgatgatcgaatctatcgatctgagtaaccagcaatgccccttgatccgttagctatactgaccaaatctattggtcatcgcatctaacggtgccacatcaaatcagggttgtacgcccaaaacatctaaaaaaaacactaaaccacgatactacggattttcatccttgtcagtcaggcaattcaaaatgcctttcaaatcacaaactaCGACAGGCTAGTCAAAAAGCTTTCAAAcaatccataatcaattctaaggcgtacaatcctgtgcccgaactacgttgactctgattctccataaggagatacgtaggcacttggatgaccaaggcgagtccccctccctaaaatctcaattttcccctattcaattctttagcacttaaacctcaatattttagccataaacctttaccttagattcaaagccaataggaaagggttgagggtgcctaacaccttccctcgacctgattataataacttacccgaatctctaaactgcgtagggtttcctattcgcccttcagaataggtggcgactctaaaaagcttaatttttagggcaggttgctacagctggcgactctgttggggacatAGTGATAgcaaaactgtaaattattatgctcctataggtttggcagggtttagggtttttggcgaaacatttaggttttggcgaatttttagggtttggctagtttgcctaaattagggtttggtttaggatttaggttttcctttttttattaaatacttaaatttttttat from Vicia villosa cultivar HV-30 ecotype Madison, WI linkage group LG4, Vvil1.0, whole genome shotgun sequence encodes the following:
- the LOC131597483 gene encoding protein FAR1-RELATED SEQUENCE 5-like; protein product: MFPSITTVATVCTVTVTDLRRSPPSSSFLPNTSPPLSCFDPNTSSPPPIIHSGDSSQLTFIYEIIAWFQAWESADPKNKTNSDTPVLIEFQKEKELPEERTGCPASILLKYDSNVKGYHIYKWNVPHNHPLHKPEHSHYLRSAREISEPQKQLVIINSKSGMSVRSSFQVMRQIAGGSKNLGYCFQNLKNFLTTIRQKKMVIGDATIIQEYLRNEALRNPSFYYDIQVDSEENIASIFWPDAIMQQDYELFGDLISFDTTYRTNTEYRPLAPFLGFDKHRKSVLFGCALLYDETSASFDWLFTTFLKCMKNKKLITIYTDQACTLMKSIPNIFSDVFHGLCSWHMGENAKSNLGSRCNGAFLDELHHLVSNVDDEAEFDFNWNKMLQNCFGGKATSEFTWLVKIHRNRTQWSSAWVKSHFTSGLKTTQLSESFNAFLRHFLQLDHSLVQFFIHSNVMVEKMRDNHADCDFKAANTRPINNYPNSQLMRYVIVIPQNLPNVIPVSIY